From the genome of Streptomyces sp. NBC_01317, one region includes:
- a CDS encoding ABC transporter ATP-binding protein, with translation MADLGQQGEPVDATPNVTDVERVDAATDSAAVAAIEAPVERGEPILQVRNLVKHFPLTQGILFKRSIGAVKAVDGISFDLYQGETLGIVGESGCGKSTVAKLLMTLEKATAGEVFFKGQDITRLSGRALKAVRRNIQMVFQDPYTSLNPRMTVGDIIGEPFEIHPETAPKGDRRQKVQDLLDVVGLNPEYINRYPHQFSGGQRQRIGIARGLALNPEIIICDEPVSALDVSVQAQVINLMERLQNEFNLSYIFIAHDLSIVRHISDRVGVMYLGKMAEIGTDTQIYDHPTHPYTQALLSAVPVPDPTAREGRERIILTGDVPSPANPPSGCRFRTRCWKAEDRCATEVPLLAVPERFVAAGGEVAHESACHFAEEKDVVHAA, from the coding sequence ATGGCTGACCTCGGCCAGCAGGGCGAGCCGGTGGACGCCACGCCCAACGTGACCGACGTCGAGAGAGTCGACGCCGCCACGGACAGCGCGGCCGTCGCCGCGATCGAGGCGCCGGTGGAGCGCGGGGAGCCGATCCTCCAGGTGCGCAACCTGGTCAAGCACTTCCCGCTGACCCAGGGCATCCTCTTCAAGAGGAGCATCGGCGCCGTGAAGGCCGTCGACGGCATCTCGTTCGACCTCTACCAGGGCGAGACCCTCGGCATCGTGGGCGAGTCCGGCTGTGGCAAGTCGACCGTCGCCAAGCTGCTGATGACGCTGGAGAAGGCCACGGCCGGCGAGGTCTTCTTCAAGGGCCAGGACATCACCCGGCTTTCGGGCCGGGCGCTGAAGGCGGTGCGCCGGAACATCCAGATGGTGTTCCAGGACCCGTACACCTCCCTGAACCCGCGCATGACGGTCGGCGACATCATCGGGGAGCCCTTCGAGATCCACCCCGAGACGGCGCCCAAGGGCGACCGGCGGCAGAAGGTCCAGGACCTGCTCGACGTCGTGGGGCTGAACCCGGAGTACATCAACCGGTATCCGCACCAGTTCTCGGGCGGTCAGCGCCAGCGCATCGGCATCGCCCGCGGGCTCGCGCTCAACCCCGAGATCATCATCTGCGACGAGCCGGTCTCGGCGCTGGACGTGTCGGTGCAGGCGCAGGTGATCAACCTGATGGAACGGCTCCAGAACGAGTTCAACCTGTCGTACATCTTCATCGCGCACGACCTGTCGATCGTCCGGCACATCTCGGACCGGGTCGGGGTCATGTACCTCGGCAAGATGGCCGAGATCGGCACGGACACCCAGATCTACGACCACCCGACACACCCGTACACGCAGGCGCTGCTGTCGGCGGTCCCGGTGCCCGACCCGACCGCGCGTGAGGGCCGGGAGCGGATCATCCTCACCGGGGACGTACCGTCGCCGGCCAACCCGCCGTCCGGCTGCCGGTTCCGTACCCGCTGCTGGAAGGCGGAGGACCGCTGCGCGACCGAGGTGCCGCTGCTGGCGGTTCCCGAGCGCTTCGTGGCGGCGGGCGGCGAGGTCGCGCACGAGTCCGCGTGCCACTTCGCCGAGGAGAAGGACGTCGTCCACGCGGCGTAG
- a CDS encoding GNAT family N-acetyltransferase, producing the protein MALTLRPATPGDAAAITDLVNAVDLIEIGRPETDLHTMEADLKHPEIDLAKDSWLAYADGVLVGYGLVWGDSGAERIDLDHYVLPDHQDVAVRMLDLMEARTVERVRANGAARAVVHLHLNTEPTLDTSLIEKRGWRPVRRYRVMVRDVSPQTTPPPSPPPGVTLRECTAEADHRRAHELCELTFAAHFDHQPRTYEQWSHDLDAGRLDWSLIRIATVEGLGDAGVMLGRNDREAMGWIRDVGVVEEARGRGIGGFLLRDAFAAFAARGRESVGLGVDTANETGALRLYEKNGMRPHFAVNTWEVVLPV; encoded by the coding sequence ATGGCCCTCACCCTGCGCCCGGCGACCCCCGGCGACGCCGCCGCGATCACCGATCTCGTCAACGCCGTCGACCTCATCGAGATCGGGCGCCCCGAGACCGATCTGCACACCATGGAGGCCGACCTCAAGCACCCCGAGATCGACCTCGCGAAGGACTCCTGGCTGGCGTACGCCGACGGTGTCCTCGTGGGGTACGGCCTGGTGTGGGGCGATTCCGGCGCCGAACGGATCGACCTGGACCACTACGTCCTGCCGGACCACCAGGACGTGGCGGTGCGGATGCTGGACCTGATGGAGGCACGGACGGTCGAGCGGGTACGGGCCAACGGCGCCGCGCGGGCGGTCGTCCATCTGCACCTCAACACCGAGCCCACGCTGGACACTTCACTCATCGAGAAGCGCGGCTGGCGGCCCGTGCGCCGCTACCGGGTGATGGTCCGCGACGTGTCGCCGCAGACCACGCCGCCGCCCTCGCCGCCGCCCGGGGTGACCCTGCGGGAGTGCACGGCCGAGGCCGACCACCGGCGGGCGCACGAGCTGTGCGAGCTGACCTTCGCGGCGCACTTCGACCACCAGCCGCGTACGTACGAACAGTGGTCGCACGACCTGGACGCCGGGCGGCTCGACTGGTCCCTGATCAGGATCGCCACCGTCGAGGGCCTGGGCGACGCGGGCGTGATGCTCGGCAGGAACGACCGGGAGGCGATGGGGTGGATCCGCGACGTCGGGGTCGTCGAGGAGGCCAGGGGCCGGGGGATCGGCGGATTCCTGCTGCGGGACGCCTTCGCCGCGTTCGCGGCGCGCGGCAGGGAGAGCGTCGGCCTCGGCGTGGACACCGCGAACGAGACCGGGGCGCTGCGCCTGTACGAGAAGAACGGGATGCGGCCGCACTTCGCCGTGAACACCTGGGAGGTCGTCCTCCCGGTGTGA
- a CDS encoding peptide ABC transporter substrate-binding protein, protein MRGATHAKWAACTVAVALAATACGSGSSGSGSGSSSSGSSGSSGVVSASWGDPQNPLEPANTNEVQGGKVLDLIFRGLKRYNPKTAKAENALAQSITTKDAQNFNVTVKNGWTFSNGEKVTAKSFVNAWNYGAALKNNQKNASFFQYIDGYDKVHPETGKATATTMSGLKVTGAQTFTIRLSQKFSTFPDTLGYAAFSPLPQTFFTNHSAWLAKPVGNGPYQVQKYDRGSQMSLRTWKKYPGPDKARNGGVDLKVYTDNNTAYTDLVAGNLDLVDDVPANQLRNVKSDLDGRYINTPAGIIQTLAFPFYDKAWSGPNGVKLRTGISMAINRPQITETIFQKTRTPATDWTSPVLGKTGGFQAGLCGSKCTFNAAAAKKMISDAGGFPGGKLTITYNADTGSHKVWVDAVCNNINNVVGNDKACVGRPVGTFADFRNQIGQHKMTGPFRAGWQMDYPLIQDFLQPLYFTGASSNDGQFSNPQFDKLVNQANAETDEAKAVKTFQQAEGVVRDQMAAVPLWYQNGSAGFSDKISNVALNPFSVPVYNEIKVG, encoded by the coding sequence ATGCGTGGAGCCACGCACGCCAAGTGGGCCGCATGCACGGTGGCCGTCGCTCTTGCCGCGACCGCCTGTGGCAGCGGCAGCAGTGGGAGCGGCAGCGGCAGCAGCAGTAGTGGCAGCAGCGGATCCAGCGGGGTCGTGAGCGCTTCCTGGGGTGACCCGCAGAACCCCCTCGAACCCGCCAACACCAACGAGGTGCAGGGCGGCAAGGTCCTCGACCTGATCTTCCGGGGACTCAAGCGCTACAACCCGAAGACCGCCAAGGCGGAGAACGCGCTCGCGCAGTCCATCACCACCAAGGACGCGCAGAACTTCAACGTCACCGTCAAGAACGGCTGGACGTTCAGCAACGGCGAGAAGGTCACCGCGAAGTCCTTCGTGAACGCCTGGAACTACGGCGCGGCCCTGAAGAACAACCAGAAGAACGCGTCGTTCTTCCAGTACATCGACGGGTACGACAAGGTCCACCCCGAGACGGGCAAGGCCACCGCCACCACGATGTCCGGCCTCAAGGTCACCGGCGCGCAGACGTTCACGATCCGCCTCTCGCAGAAGTTCTCCACCTTCCCCGACACCCTCGGGTACGCCGCCTTCTCGCCCCTCCCGCAGACGTTCTTCACGAACCACTCGGCCTGGCTCGCCAAGCCCGTCGGCAACGGCCCTTACCAGGTCCAGAAGTACGATCGCGGCTCCCAGATGTCCCTGCGCACCTGGAAGAAGTACCCCGGCCCCGACAAGGCCCGGAACGGTGGCGTGGACCTCAAGGTCTACACCGACAACAACACCGCCTACACCGACCTCGTCGCGGGCAACCTCGACCTCGTCGACGACGTCCCGGCGAACCAGCTGCGGAACGTGAAGTCCGACCTCGACGGCCGGTACATCAACACCCCGGCCGGCATCATCCAGACCCTCGCCTTCCCGTTCTACGACAAGGCCTGGAGCGGCCCGAACGGCGTCAAGCTCCGCACCGGCATCTCCATGGCGATCAACCGCCCGCAGATCACCGAGACCATCTTCCAGAAGACCCGTACCCCGGCCACCGACTGGACCTCCCCGGTCCTCGGCAAGACCGGCGGCTTCCAGGCCGGCCTCTGCGGCTCGAAGTGCACGTTCAACGCCGCCGCCGCCAAGAAGATGATCTCGGACGCCGGAGGCTTCCCCGGCGGCAAGCTCACCATCACGTACAACGCCGACACCGGCTCCCACAAGGTGTGGGTCGACGCCGTCTGCAACAACATCAACAACGTGGTGGGCAACGACAAGGCCTGCGTCGGCCGGCCCGTCGGCACCTTCGCGGACTTCCGCAACCAGATCGGCCAGCACAAGATGACCGGCCCGTTCCGCGCCGGCTGGCAGATGGACTACCCGCTGATCCAGGACTTCCTCCAGCCGCTGTACTTCACCGGCGCCTCCTCCAACGACGGCCAGTTCAGCAACCCCCAGTTCGACAAGCTGGTGAACCAGGCCAACGCCGAGACCGACGAGGCGAAGGCCGTCAAGACCTTCCAGCAGGCCGAGGGTGTCGTACGGGACCAGATGGCGGCCGTCCCGCTCTGGTACCAGAACGGCAGTGCCGGCTTCTCGGACAAGATCTCGAACGTCGCGCTGAACCCGTTCAGCGTTCCCGTCTACAACGAGATCAAGGTCGGCTGA
- a CDS encoding ABC transporter permease, producing the protein MGRYVIRRLLQMIPVFIGTTLLIFLMVNIQGDPIAGLCGDKQCDPATITQLRKDFGLDKPLWQQYLTYMGHVFSGNFGTAFNGEKVIDLMGSAFPVTIRLTLVAIVFELIIGIVFGVITGLRRGSFVDTGVLLLTLVVIAVPTFVTGLLAQLLLGVKWNIIEPSVSSEAPLDELIVPGLVLASVSLAYVTRLTRTSIAENARSDYVRTATAKGLPRHRVVIRHLLRNSLIPVITFIGTDIGALMGGAIVTERIFNIHGVGFQLYQGILRQNTQTVVGFVTVLVIVFLVANLLVDLLYAVLDPRIRYA; encoded by the coding sequence ATGGGACGTTATGTGATCCGGCGTCTGTTGCAGATGATCCCCGTCTTCATCGGCACCACGCTGCTGATCTTCCTGATGGTCAACATTCAGGGAGACCCCATCGCGGGCCTGTGCGGGGACAAGCAGTGCGACCCGGCGACCATCACCCAGCTGCGCAAGGACTTCGGCCTCGACAAGCCCCTGTGGCAGCAATACCTCACCTACATGGGCCATGTGTTCTCCGGGAACTTCGGCACCGCCTTCAACGGCGAGAAGGTCATCGACCTGATGGGCTCGGCCTTCCCCGTCACCATCCGCCTCACGCTGGTCGCGATCGTCTTCGAGCTGATCATCGGGATCGTCTTCGGCGTGATCACGGGACTGCGCCGGGGCAGCTTCGTCGACACCGGCGTCCTGCTGCTGACCCTGGTCGTCATCGCCGTCCCGACTTTCGTCACCGGCCTGCTGGCCCAACTGCTGCTCGGCGTGAAGTGGAACATCATCGAGCCGTCCGTCTCCTCCGAGGCGCCCCTCGACGAACTCATCGTCCCGGGGCTGGTGCTGGCCTCGGTCTCCCTGGCGTACGTCACCCGCCTCACCCGGACCTCGATCGCCGAGAACGCCCGCTCCGACTACGTCCGTACCGCCACCGCCAAGGGCCTGCCCCGCCACCGGGTCGTCATCCGGCACCTTCTGCGCAACTCCCTGATCCCGGTGATCACCTTCATCGGCACGGACATCGGGGCCCTCATGGGCGGCGCGATCGTCACCGAGCGCATCTTCAACATCCACGGCGTCGGATTCCAGCTCTACCAGGGCATCCTGCGCCAGAACACCCAGACCGTCGTCGGCTTCGTGACCGTCCTGGTCATCGTCTTCCTGGTGGCGAATCTGCTGGTCGACCTCCTCTACGCCGTTCTCGACCCGAGGATCCGGTATGCCTGA
- a CDS encoding ABC transporter substrate-binding protein, which produces MSLSRRNFMIATSVAVGGSMALAACSSGNSGGGGTGGAKAGADKYTGKSVTVGTAADSTGPAPEIAGATKGGTLRPIGMDDFSHLDPQRIYFSWNSQVGNLYIRCLTGYKIAPDGTMKLVGDLATDAGTMSDAGKTWTFTLKDGLKWEDGSELTVEDVRHGIERGFASFTTEGATYLQNALTGSTDFRSVYKGPYSGKHLDSVVTDTAKKTITFHLKLARPDLNFTLAMHSYGAVPVKLDTKDKYDKDPVSAGPYKIKQHSVDKSMTLVRNPHWDPATDSIRNAYPDSFAFEFGPQGLAQTDRLIADSGDDQYALQAYGNVPAERIQQVLTDATLKKRSIDGLLTGLYYYAINMKRIPDLKVRQALIHAWPLEQIRTIYGGPSAGDYATTILSPDILGRVKYDAYGKLTKPQGDPEKAKALLKEAGKTGQKIVYAFPQSDTYDKTKVVIENALKKAGFDPVIKPLDSTSYYDQIQQIDNQFDVMWFGWAPDWPTGYTLIQPLLDGRTIGNGANNISQLNVPAINKEIDKDVVIPDPVKAGAAWAALDKKIMTEQAPLIPETYQRRFYLYGSKVGGSLFDPLFSASVLYKLYAKA; this is translated from the coding sequence ATGTCCCTCTCCCGCAGGAACTTCATGATCGCCACGTCGGTCGCCGTCGGCGGCTCGATGGCACTCGCCGCGTGCAGCAGCGGAAACTCCGGAGGTGGCGGCACCGGGGGCGCCAAGGCCGGTGCGGACAAGTACACGGGCAAGTCGGTCACCGTCGGTACGGCGGCGGACTCGACGGGTCCCGCGCCCGAGATAGCCGGCGCCACCAAGGGCGGCACCCTGCGGCCGATCGGGATGGACGACTTCTCCCACCTCGACCCGCAGCGGATCTACTTCTCCTGGAACTCCCAGGTCGGCAACTTGTACATCCGGTGCCTCACCGGCTACAAGATCGCCCCGGACGGCACCATGAAGCTGGTGGGCGACCTCGCCACCGACGCGGGCACCATGTCCGACGCGGGCAAGACCTGGACCTTCACGCTGAAGGACGGGCTCAAGTGGGAGGACGGCAGCGAGCTGACCGTCGAGGACGTGCGGCACGGCATCGAGCGCGGCTTCGCGAGCTTCACCACCGAGGGCGCCACCTACCTCCAGAACGCGCTGACCGGCAGCACCGACTTCCGGTCCGTCTACAAGGGCCCGTACAGCGGCAAGCACCTGGACTCCGTGGTCACGGACACCGCGAAGAAGACCATCACCTTCCACCTGAAGCTGGCCCGCCCGGACCTCAACTTCACGCTGGCGATGCACTCGTACGGCGCGGTGCCGGTCAAGCTGGACACCAAGGACAAGTACGACAAGGACCCGGTGTCGGCGGGCCCGTACAAGATCAAGCAGCACTCCGTCGACAAGTCGATGACCCTCGTGCGCAACCCCCACTGGGACCCCGCGACGGACTCGATCCGCAACGCCTACCCGGACAGCTTCGCCTTCGAGTTCGGCCCGCAGGGCCTGGCCCAGACGGACCGGCTCATCGCCGACTCCGGCGACGACCAGTACGCGCTCCAGGCGTACGGCAACGTGCCCGCCGAGCGCATCCAGCAGGTCCTCACCGACGCGACGCTCAAGAAGCGCTCCATCGACGGGCTGCTGACCGGTCTGTACTACTACGCCATCAACATGAAGCGGATCCCCGACCTGAAGGTCCGCCAGGCGCTGATCCACGCGTGGCCGCTGGAGCAGATCCGTACGATCTACGGCGGCCCCTCCGCCGGTGACTACGCGACCACGATCCTGAGCCCCGACATCCTCGGCCGGGTGAAGTACGACGCCTACGGCAAGCTCACCAAGCCGCAGGGGGACCCGGAGAAGGCCAAGGCGCTCCTCAAGGAGGCCGGCAAGACCGGCCAGAAGATCGTCTACGCGTTCCCGCAGAGCGACACGTACGACAAGACCAAGGTCGTCATCGAGAACGCGCTCAAGAAGGCCGGCTTCGACCCGGTCATCAAGCCGCTGGACTCGACGAGCTACTACGACCAGATCCAGCAGATCGACAACCAGTTCGACGTCATGTGGTTCGGCTGGGCACCGGACTGGCCGACGGGCTACACGCTGATCCAGCCGCTCCTGGACGGCCGGACCATCGGCAACGGCGCGAACAACATCTCCCAGCTCAACGTCCCGGCGATCAACAAGGAGATCGACAAGGACGTCGTCATCCCGGACCCGGTGAAGGCCGGGGCCGCCTGGGCCGCGCTCGACAAGAAGATCATGACGGAGCAGGCGCCGCTCATCCCGGAGACGTACCAGCGCCGGTTCTACCTGTACGGCTCGAAGGTCGGCGGCTCCCTCTTCGACCCGCTGTTCTCCGCGTCCGTCCTCTACAAGCTGTACGCGAAGGCCTGA
- a CDS encoding ABC transporter permease, with translation MFRFLVRRTFGALVILLIISAITFVLFYVAPRDPARVACGKVCTPETLALVRRNLGIADPLPVQYWHWLQAVFVGRDYPSFGHCPAPCLGYSFHNREPVLGTILDRFPTTLSLSIGSAVVFVIVGVGTGMLAAVKQGKALDKVASSASLIGSSLQIYIVGVLAVYYLTDQWHLLSRPQYVPLTEDPWGWFQGLLLPWFVLALIFTANYTRMARSQLVESLSEDYVRTARAKGLSRRTVFFRFAWRGAMGPIVTIFGLDLGYLLGGAIITEQTFSLHGIGALSIKAVQDNDLPLLLGVVLVAATAIVVFNIIVDAVYALIDPRVRLA, from the coding sequence ATGTTCCGCTTCCTCGTCCGCCGGACGTTCGGCGCACTCGTGATCCTGCTGATCATCAGCGCGATCACCTTCGTCCTCTTCTACGTCGCACCGCGCGACCCCGCACGCGTCGCCTGCGGCAAGGTCTGCACGCCCGAGACCCTGGCTCTGGTGCGCCGCAACCTGGGGATCGCCGATCCGCTGCCCGTGCAGTACTGGCACTGGCTGCAAGCCGTCTTCGTCGGCCGCGACTACCCGTCGTTCGGGCACTGCCCCGCGCCCTGCCTCGGGTACTCCTTCCACAACCGCGAGCCGGTCCTCGGCACGATCCTCGACCGCTTCCCGACGACGCTCTCGCTCTCCATCGGCAGCGCCGTGGTGTTCGTGATCGTCGGGGTCGGTACGGGCATGCTCGCCGCGGTGAAGCAGGGCAAGGCGCTGGACAAGGTGGCCTCCTCGGCCTCGCTGATCGGCTCCTCGCTCCAGATCTACATCGTCGGGGTGCTGGCGGTGTACTACCTGACCGACCAGTGGCACCTCCTCAGCCGCCCCCAGTACGTCCCCCTCACCGAGGACCCCTGGGGCTGGTTCCAGGGGCTGCTGCTGCCGTGGTTCGTGCTGGCGCTGATCTTCACCGCCAACTACACCCGCATGGCCCGCTCCCAGCTGGTCGAGTCGCTCAGCGAGGACTACGTCCGCACGGCGCGCGCCAAGGGCCTCTCCCGCCGGACCGTCTTCTTCCGGTTCGCCTGGCGGGGCGCCATGGGGCCGATCGTCACGATCTTCGGCCTCGACCTCGGCTATCTGCTCGGCGGCGCGATCATCACCGAGCAGACCTTCAGCCTGCACGGCATCGGCGCCCTCTCCATCAAGGCCGTCCAGGACAACGACCTGCCCCTCCTGCTCGGCGTCGTCCTGGTCGCCGCCACCGCCATCGTCGTCTTCAACATCATCGTCGACGCGGTGTACGCGCTCATCGACCCGCGCGTGCGCCTCGCCTAG
- a CDS encoding ABC transporter ATP-binding protein, whose amino-acid sequence MTTPSLSGSSLSGPGPFLAVRDLRVHFSTEDGTVKAVDGLSFEVEKGRTLGIVGESGSGKSVTNLSILGLHDRRHTTMEGEILLEGKDLLTASERELERLRGNTMSMIFQDALASLSPYHTIGKQISETYRKHTGASKKEARARAVEMLRRVGIPQPDVRVDDYPHQFSGGMRQRAMIAMALVCDPELLIADEPTTALDVTVQAQIMDLLKDLQQETGTAIVFITHDLGVIADIADEVLVMYAGRCVERGTKKDVLNAPQHPYTWGLLGSMPSLDGPVDVPLSPIPGTPPSLLNPPSGCRFHPRCAFAEQVGGGRCATEQPPLGLVDGRGAACHLTPAQRVEFSADFAGSRLH is encoded by the coding sequence ATGACCACCCCCTCCCTCTCCGGCAGTTCCCTCTCCGGCCCCGGCCCCTTCCTCGCCGTACGGGACCTGCGTGTGCACTTCTCCACCGAGGACGGCACCGTCAAGGCCGTCGACGGCCTCTCCTTCGAGGTGGAGAAGGGCAGGACCCTCGGCATCGTCGGCGAGTCCGGCTCCGGCAAGTCCGTCACCAACCTGTCGATCCTCGGACTGCACGACCGGCGGCACACCACGATGGAGGGCGAGATCCTCCTGGAGGGGAAGGACCTGCTCACCGCGTCGGAGCGGGAGCTGGAGCGGCTGCGCGGCAACACGATGTCCATGATCTTCCAGGACGCCCTGGCCTCCCTGTCGCCGTACCACACGATCGGCAAACAGATCTCGGAGACGTACCGCAAGCACACCGGCGCCTCCAAGAAGGAGGCCCGCGCGCGGGCGGTCGAGATGCTGCGGCGGGTCGGCATCCCCCAGCCGGACGTACGGGTGGACGACTACCCGCACCAGTTCTCCGGCGGGATGCGGCAGCGCGCGATGATCGCCATGGCGCTGGTCTGCGACCCCGAGCTGCTGATCGCGGACGAGCCGACGACCGCGCTCGACGTGACCGTACAGGCGCAGATCATGGACCTGCTCAAGGATCTCCAGCAGGAGACCGGCACCGCGATCGTCTTCATCACCCACGACCTCGGCGTCATCGCCGACATCGCGGACGAGGTGCTGGTGATGTACGCGGGGCGCTGCGTGGAGCGCGGCACGAAGAAGGACGTGCTGAACGCCCCCCAACACCCGTACACCTGGGGGCTGCTGGGGTCCATGCCCAGCCTTGACGGACCGGTGGACGTGCCGCTCTCGCCCATCCCCGGCACCCCGCCGAGCCTGCTCAACCCGCCGTCCGGCTGCCGCTTCCACCCCCGGTGCGCCTTCGCCGAGCAGGTCGGCGGCGGGCGCTGCGCCACCGAGCAGCCGCCGCTCGGCCTGGTGGACGGGCGCGGGGCCGCCTGCCATCTGACCCCCGCCCAACGGGTCGAGTTCTCCGCCGACTTCGCCGGTTCCCGGCTCCACTGA
- a CDS encoding ABC transporter permease, with product MTFSTPPAAAPFETVAAGGAPAAGAPAPKGGAGRSPGQLAWRRFKRDRTGLVSAVVVVLFFVVAVCAPLIAKVYGKNPYDTYGQDSPGLLNEFGFPIKPNGGISGQFWFGLEPGLGRDVFTFLLYGIRNSLLIATATTLLVTGLGVVVGITAGYLGGKTDFFIGRIIDILLAFPSTLFFIALWPVLISILVSPEENTPVWLTVFSLIAVMTAFGWAPMARLLRGEVLALREREFVEAAKVTGASPARIIFKELLPNLWTPILIQATLALPLYVTTEAGLAFLGVGLTSPTPDWGVMIQRGSNIYQNDITFMLFPGVAMVVFVIAFNLLGDSVRDALDPRTRR from the coding sequence ATGACGTTTTCCACTCCCCCGGCCGCCGCCCCCTTCGAGACGGTGGCCGCCGGCGGCGCCCCGGCGGCCGGCGCGCCCGCTCCCAAGGGCGGGGCCGGGCGCTCCCCCGGCCAGCTGGCCTGGCGGCGCTTCAAGCGGGACCGCACCGGTCTCGTCTCGGCCGTCGTCGTGGTCCTGTTCTTCGTGGTGGCCGTCTGCGCGCCGCTGATAGCCAAGGTGTACGGGAAGAACCCGTACGACACCTACGGCCAGGACAGCCCGGGGCTGCTCAACGAGTTCGGCTTCCCGATCAAGCCCAACGGCGGCATCAGCGGCCAGTTCTGGTTCGGCCTGGAGCCCGGCCTCGGCCGGGACGTCTTCACGTTCCTGCTGTACGGCATCCGCAACTCGCTGCTGATCGCCACCGCGACCACCCTCCTGGTCACCGGCCTGGGCGTGGTGGTCGGCATCACCGCCGGCTACCTCGGCGGGAAGACCGACTTCTTCATCGGCCGGATCATCGACATCCTGCTGGCCTTCCCGTCGACGCTGTTCTTCATCGCCCTGTGGCCCGTGCTGATCTCGATCCTCGTCTCGCCGGAGGAGAACACCCCGGTCTGGCTGACGGTGTTCAGCCTCATCGCGGTGATGACCGCGTTCGGCTGGGCGCCCATGGCGCGGCTGCTGCGCGGCGAGGTGCTGGCCCTGCGGGAGCGGGAGTTCGTGGAGGCGGCGAAGGTGACCGGCGCCTCACCCGCGCGGATCATCTTCAAGGAGCTGCTGCCCAACCTGTGGACGCCGATCCTCATCCAGGCGACCCTCGCGCTCCCCCTGTACGTCACCACCGAGGCGGGCCTCGCCTTTCTCGGCGTGGGCCTGACCTCGCCCACCCCCGACTGGGGCGTGATGATCCAGCGCGGCTCGAACATCTACCAGAACGACATCACTTTCATGCTCTTCCCGGGCGTGGCGATGGTCGTCTTCGTCATCGCGTTCAACCTTCTCGGCGACTCGGTGCGCGACGCGCTCGACCCCAGGACCAGGCGCTGA
- a CDS encoding ABC transporter ATP-binding protein, whose protein sequence is MNSTEPLLDVAGLTKHFPIKGGFPVRRTVGAVQAVDGLDFTVAGGESLGLVGESGCGKSTTGRLITRLLEPTAGRITYRGQDITHASRREMAPLRSEIQMIFQDPYASLNPRQTVGKIISGPMEINDVNPRGGRERRVRELLETVGLNPEHYNRFPHEFSGGQRQRIGVARALALEPKLIVADEPVSALDVSIQAQVVNLLQQLQRDLGIAFLFIAHDLAIVRHFSQRVAVMYLGRIVEVADRDDLYGNPRHPYTRALLSAVPEATADNVPRRERILLTGDVPSPVHPPSGCRFRTRCWKATERCATETPPLVRVEGSRSGHLTACHYPEDPQTVPAARGVAAGTPLPPDPPARF, encoded by the coding sequence ATGAACAGCACCGAACCCCTCCTGGACGTCGCGGGGCTCACCAAGCACTTCCCGATCAAGGGCGGTTTCCCGGTCCGGCGGACGGTCGGCGCCGTCCAGGCCGTCGACGGGCTCGACTTCACCGTCGCCGGGGGCGAAAGCCTGGGCCTGGTCGGCGAGTCGGGCTGCGGCAAGTCGACCACCGGCCGGCTGATCACCCGGCTGCTGGAGCCCACCGCAGGACGGATCACCTACCGGGGCCAGGACATCACCCACGCCTCGCGCCGGGAGATGGCCCCGCTGCGCTCCGAGATCCAGATGATCTTCCAGGACCCGTACGCCTCGCTGAACCCCCGGCAGACCGTCGGCAAGATCATCTCCGGCCCGATGGAGATCAACGACGTCAATCCGCGCGGCGGCCGGGAGCGGCGGGTGCGGGAGCTGCTGGAGACGGTCGGGCTCAACCCCGAGCACTACAACCGCTTCCCGCACGAGTTCTCGGGCGGCCAGCGCCAGCGGATCGGCGTCGCCAGGGCCCTGGCCCTGGAGCCCAAGCTGATCGTGGCCGACGAGCCGGTCTCCGCGCTGGACGTCTCCATCCAGGCGCAGGTGGTCAACCTGCTCCAGCAGCTCCAGCGCGACCTGGGCATCGCCTTCCTCTTCATCGCGCACGACCTGGCGATCGTGCGGCACTTCTCGCAGCGGGTCGCGGTCATGTACCTGGGCCGGATCGTGGAGGTCGCCGACCGCGACGACCTGTACGGCAACCCCCGCCACCCGTACACCCGGGCGCTGCTCTCCGCCGTGCCCGAGGCGACCGCCGACAACGTGCCGCGCCGCGAGCGGATCCTGCTCACCGGGGACGTGCCCTCACCGGTCCACCCGCCGTCCGGCTGCCGCTTCCGCACCCGCTGCTGGAAGGCCACCGAGCGGTGCGCGACCGAAACTCCTCCGCTGGTACGCGTGGAAGGCAGCCGGTCCGGCCACCTGACCGCGTGCCACTACCCGGAGGACCCACAGACGGTGCCGGCGGCTCGGGGCGTTGCCGCCGGCACCCCTCTCCCCCCAGACCCCCCGGCACGGTTCTGA